In one Paramisgurnus dabryanus chromosome 21, PD_genome_1.1, whole genome shotgun sequence genomic region, the following are encoded:
- the LOC135775287 gene encoding carbohydrate sulfotransferase 11: MFKPKVGRVFLATCVGSFFILILYFQNSTRSGSEQLSGQNGFSVKSGRSPLQTLQENDQLDYSAVKATIQERRELLEETCQTYTRKRRVLSPEDLRHLIVDDKHKLLYCYVPKVACTNWKRVMMVLTGDGRYRDPLAIPANEAHVAGNLRSLSEYSTSEINKRLRTYLKFIFVREPFERLVSAYRNKFTRSYNTAFHKRYGTKIIRRHRADPQSEALEKGNDVSFEEFVYYLVDPQTQREEPFNEHWERVHSLCHPCLIHYDMVGKYETLAQDSRYVLKLAGADGEVKFPTNSKSTRTTGDMAAKFFDNISPFYQKKLFNLYRMDFLLFNYSVPEYLKLS; this comes from the exons ATGTTTAAGCCGAAAGTGGGTCGGGTGTTTTTGGCGACATGCGTCGGGTCGTTTTTCATCCTTATTTTATACTTCCAAAACAGCACGAGATCAG GTTCCGAACAACTTTCGGGTCAGAACGGTTTCTCTGTTAAATCCGGAAGAAGTCCTCTACAAACACTACAAGAAAATGATCAG CTGGATTACTCTGCAGTTAAGGCCACTATACAGGAGCGAAGGGAACTCTTGGAGGAAACCTGTCAAACCTACACTCGTAAAAGACGTGTTCTCAGCCCGGAGGACCTCCGCCACCTCATAGTGGACGATAAACACAAATTACTGTACTGTTATGTCCCTAAAGTAGCATGCACAAACTGGAAACGTGTAATGATGGTGTTAACAGGCGACGGCCGATACCGTGATCCACTAGCCATTCCGGCCAACGAGGCTCACGTAGCGGGCAACCTGCGTTCGTTGTCGGAGTATTCCACATCCGAGATCAACAAGCGGTTACGGACGTACCTGAAATTCATTTTTGTGCGTGAGCCCTTCGAGAGACTCGTCTCCGCCTATCGGAACAAGTTTACTCGTAGCTACAACACGGCGTTCCATAAACGTTACGGAACTAAAATCATCAGGAGGCATCGCGCTGACCCCCAATCCGAGGCTTTGGAAAAAGGTAACGATGTCTCGTTTGAGGAATTTGTGTATTATTTAGTAGACCCACAAACTCAGAGAGAGGAACCGTTTAATGAACACTGGGAAAGGGTTCACTCGCTTTGCCACCCTTGCCTCATCCATTATGACATGGTGGGAAAATACGAAACGCTCGCGCAGGATTCACGCTACGTGCTGAAACTAGCAGGTGCGGATGGGGAGGTCAAATTCCCGACCAATTCCAAGAGCACCAGGACAACGGGAGACATGGCCGCAAAGTTCTTTGACAACATCAGCCCATTTTACCAGAAGAAGCTCTTTAACCTTTACCGAATGGACTTCTTACTTTTCAACTACTCTGTGCCAGAATACTTGAAGTTAAGTTGA